A single Drosophila ananassae strain 14024-0371.13 chromosome 3L, ASM1763931v2, whole genome shotgun sequence DNA region contains:
- the LOC6495886 gene encoding PRKR-interacting protein 1 homolog, whose protein sequence is MSLIKNLIKEPEVKPRKKKKDAGSGDSDSDEKDKAPRSFVKTATDLQRLKLEKLMKNPDKPVVIPEQRKERDYMSSVPTFVRNVMGSSAGAGSGEFHVYRHLRRKEYARQKNIQNQSAREAADDAYQQKLEDNRRAAEEKTAKKRAKRQKKKLRAKKPREAKKPEAKDVSESSGSASEGEEAANEKEEVPLKPEAQETNPPDEASSREEVDEKTPETKAEEPANES, encoded by the exons ATGTCGCTGATAAAAAACCTAATAAAGGAGCCCGAGGTCAAGCCGagaaaaaagaagaaggaTGCAGGATCTGGCGACAGCGACTCTGATGAAAAGGACAAAGCCCCCAGATCCTTTGTCAAAACCGCCACGGACCTGCAACGGCTAAAGCTGGAAAAGCTGATGAAGAATCCT GATAAGCCCGTGGTGATCCCTGAGCAGAGGAAGGAGCGGGACTACATGTCCTCTGTGCCCACCTTTGTAAGGAACGTGATGGGCAGCAGTGCGGGTGCCGGATCTGGCGAGTTCCACGTCTACCGCCACCTCCGGCGCAAGGAGTACGCCCGCCAAAAGAACATACAGAACCAGAGTGCTCGGGAAGCAGCGGACGATGCCTACCAACAAAAGCTGGAGGACAACCGCCGGGCGGCCGAGGAAAAGACTGCGAAGAAAAGGGCCAAGCGGCAGAAGAAGAAACTGCGCGCAAAGAAGCCACGGGAAGCAAAGAAACCGGAAGCCAAGGACGTATCCGAGTCAAGTGGAAGTGCTTCTGAAGGGGAGGAAGCTGCAAACGAAAAGGAGGAAGTGCCTTTGAAGCCGGAGGCTCAGGAGACAAACCCACCAGACGAAGCAAGTTCAAGAGAAGAGGTCGATGAGAAGACCCCAGAAACGAAAGCTGAAGAACCTGCCAATGAAAGCTAA
- the LOC6494726 gene encoding lissencephaly-1 homolog: MKMVLSQRQREELNQAIADYLGSNGYADSLEAFRKEADLSTEAEKKFGGLLEKKWTSVIRLQKKVMELEAKLTEAEKEVIEGAPTKNKRTPGEWIPRPPEKYSMSGHRASITRVIFHPIFGLVVSASEDATIKIWDFETGEYERSLKGHTDSVQDVAFDAQGKLLASCSADLSIKLWDFQQTYECVKTMHGHDHNVSSVAFVPAGDYVLSASRDRTVKMWEVATGYCVKTYTGHREWVRMVRVHIEGSIFATCSNDHTIRVWLTNSRDCKVELRDHEHTVECIAWAPEAAASAINEAAGADNKKGHHQGPFLASGSRDKTIRIWDVSVGLCLFTLNGHDNWVRGLAFHPAGKYLVSASDDKTIRVWDLRNKRCMKTLYAHQHFCTSIDFHKAHPYVISGSVDQTVKVWECR; encoded by the exons ATGAAAATGGTGTTGTCGCAGCGGCAGCGCGAGGAGCT TAACCAAGCGATTGCCGACTATCTGGGCTCAAATGGGTACGCAGACTCTCTGGAGGCATTCCGGAAGGAAGCCGATCTCAGCACAGAGGCAGAAAAGAAGTTTGGCGGCCTGCTCGAAAAGAAGTGGACGTCCGTCATCCGGCTGCAGAAGAAAGTGATGGAACTAGAGGCTAAGCTAACCGAAGCTGAAAAGGAGGTCATCGAGGGTGCACCCACAAAGAACAAACGCACGCCCGGCGAGTGGATACCTCGGCCACCAGAGAAATACTCCATGTCCGGCCATCGGGCCAGCATAACGAGG GTTATTTTTCATCCCATTTTTGGACTTGTGGTGTCTGCATCAGAGGATGCCACCATTAAGATTTGGGACTTTGAAACTGGCGAGTACGAGCGCAGTCTGAAGGGACACACAGACTCGGTGCAGGATGTGGCATTTGATGCCCAAGGAAAGCTCTTGG CTTCCTGCAGCGCCGACTTGTCTATTAAGTTGTGGGATTTCCAGCAGACCTACGAGTGCGTTAAAACCATGCATGGTCATGATCACAATGTATCCTCGGTGGCATTCGTGCCTGCCGGTGATTATGTTCTGTCCGCTTCGCGAGACCGCACCGTCAAAATGTGGGAGGTTGCCACAGG TTACTGCGTGAAAACCTACACCGGACACAGGGAATGGGTGCGAATGGTGCGAGTGCACATTGAAGGCAGCATCTTTGCCACATGCTCAAATGATCACACAATCCGTGTTTGGCTGACGAATTCAAGAGACTGCAag GTTGAATTACGCGATCATGAGCACACTGTTGAGTGCATTGCATGGGCGCCAGAAGCTGCAGCCTCGGCGATAAACGAGGCAGCCGGAGCGGACAACAAGAAGGGCCACCATCAGGGTCCCTTCCTCGCCTCTGGCTCTCGCGACAAGACCATTCGCATTTGGGACGTGAGCGTCGGACTTTGCTTATTCACGTTGAATGGCCATGACAACTGGGTGCGTGGCCTGGCATTCCATCCGGCTGGAAAGTACCTAGTCTCGGCTAGCGACGATAAGACCATTCGGGTCTGGGATTTGCGCAACAAACGATGCATGAAGACGCTCTATGCGCATCAGCATTTCTGCACCTCCATAG ATTTTCACAAAGCGCATCCGTACGTCATTAGCGGTAGCGTAGATCAAACAGTTAAGGTCTGGGAGTGTCGTTAA